The following are encoded together in the Kribbella sp. CA-293567 genome:
- a CDS encoding replication-associated recombination protein A — translation MPDAPAAEEVPANAPLAARMRPRSLDEVVGQAHLLRPGAPLRRLVEGGAATSVVLYGPPGTGKTTMARLLATAESRHFVALSALSSGVKEVREVITDARRRRDRQGQQTVLFIDEVHRFSKTQQDALLGAVEDRVVLLVAATTENPSFSVVSPLLSRSLVLQLKSLTEDEVRELLRRAVTDPRGLGGAVSMDPEAEDALVRLSAGDARRALTALEASADGLGDTGGTVIDVPAVERAITEVTVRYDRQGDQHYDVISAFIKSIRGSDPDAALHYLARMLVAGEDPRFVARRLVVHASEDVGLADPTALQAAVAAAQTVELIGMPEARLALAQATVHLAMAPKSNTVIVGIDEAMSDVRAGAVGPVPVHLRQGRYAGAELLGNAVGYRYPHRVPDGVLEQQYPPDELVGKDYYRPTQHGEERTLRERLAKLRRAIRGS, via the coding sequence ATGCCCGATGCGCCTGCCGCGGAGGAAGTACCGGCCAACGCGCCCCTGGCAGCACGGATGCGGCCGAGATCGCTCGACGAGGTCGTCGGTCAAGCGCATCTGCTGCGGCCCGGTGCACCGCTGCGGCGACTGGTGGAAGGCGGAGCCGCGACTTCGGTAGTGCTCTACGGCCCGCCTGGTACCGGCAAGACCACGATGGCGCGCTTGCTCGCCACGGCCGAATCCAGGCACTTCGTTGCCCTCTCGGCCCTGTCCAGCGGTGTGAAGGAAGTCCGCGAAGTGATCACCGACGCGCGTCGGCGGCGGGATCGTCAAGGCCAGCAGACCGTCTTGTTCATCGACGAGGTGCATCGCTTCTCCAAGACCCAGCAGGACGCGCTGCTCGGGGCGGTCGAGGACCGGGTCGTGCTGCTGGTGGCCGCGACCACGGAGAATCCTTCGTTCTCCGTCGTTTCGCCGCTGCTCTCACGCTCGCTGGTGTTGCAGCTCAAGTCCCTGACCGAGGACGAGGTCCGTGAGTTGCTGCGTCGCGCGGTGACGGACCCTCGCGGCCTCGGCGGCGCCGTGTCGATGGATCCCGAGGCCGAGGACGCGCTGGTGCGCCTCTCCGCCGGTGACGCCCGCCGCGCCCTGACCGCGTTGGAGGCAAGCGCTGACGGGCTCGGCGACACGGGCGGTACCGTCATCGACGTACCGGCGGTGGAGCGGGCCATCACCGAGGTCACCGTGCGGTACGACCGGCAGGGCGACCAGCACTACGACGTGATCAGCGCGTTCATCAAGTCGATCCGCGGTTCCGACCCCGACGCCGCTCTGCATTATCTGGCCCGCATGCTGGTAGCGGGAGAGGACCCGCGATTCGTCGCGCGACGGTTGGTGGTGCACGCCAGCGAGGACGTCGGGCTGGCCGATCCGACCGCTCTGCAAGCAGCTGTCGCGGCGGCCCAGACCGTCGAACTGATCGGCATGCCCGAGGCCCGGCTCGCGCTCGCGCAGGCCACCGTGCACCTGGCGATGGCGCCGAAGTCGAACACCGTGATCGTCGGGATCGACGAAGCGATGTCCGACGTTCGCGCCGGCGCGGTCGGCCCGGTGCCCGTCCACCTGCGGCAGGGCCGCTATGCGGGCGCGGAGCTACTGGGCAATGCGGTCGGATACCGCTACCCACACAGGGTTCCCGACGGCGTCCTGGAGCAGCAGTACCCGCCGGACGAGCTGGTCGGCAAGGACTACTACCGCCCCACCCAGCACGGTGAGGAGCGCACTCTGCGCGAGCGGCTGGCAAAACTCCGCCGGGCGATCCGCGGCAGCTGA
- a CDS encoding DinB family protein, with product MATFGGSDELRGAKFVDADLSGARFVRSDLSGVVMRAVQVQGADIDAPWLLDGQSALHVNSVNVAPFVEAELNRRFPGRAERRATEPDALRAAWAAVESNWAAAIERAAAMPAGTVDVSVDGEWSFAQTLRHLVMATDTWFSGAILGVEQPFHPIGQPHAEYETDGFDLSIFTPGTPPYAEVLEVRAQHVAQVRDFLATVTTEQLATQGRNPWAPQYPETVLSCLHTILEEEWEHLRYAVRDLDAIEAKREG from the coding sequence GTGGCAACTTTCGGTGGGTCCGACGAACTGCGGGGCGCGAAGTTCGTCGATGCGGATCTGAGCGGTGCGCGGTTCGTCAGGTCCGATCTGTCGGGGGTGGTGATGCGGGCGGTGCAGGTGCAGGGTGCGGATATCGACGCGCCGTGGCTGCTGGACGGCCAGAGTGCCCTGCACGTGAACAGTGTCAACGTGGCGCCGTTCGTCGAGGCTGAGCTCAATCGACGGTTCCCCGGGCGGGCGGAGCGGCGCGCCACGGAGCCGGATGCGCTGCGAGCCGCGTGGGCAGCGGTCGAGAGCAATTGGGCGGCTGCGATCGAGCGTGCCGCCGCGATGCCGGCCGGTACGGTCGACGTGTCGGTGGACGGCGAGTGGTCCTTCGCGCAGACCCTCCGGCACTTGGTGATGGCCACCGACACCTGGTTCAGCGGCGCGATCCTCGGGGTCGAGCAACCGTTCCATCCGATCGGTCAACCGCACGCGGAGTACGAGACCGACGGGTTCGACCTGTCCATCTTCACACCCGGCACACCGCCGTACGCCGAGGTGCTGGAGGTTCGCGCGCAACACGTTGCACAGGTCCGCGACTTCCTCGCCACCGTCACCACCGAGCAACTGGCCACCCAAGGCAGGAACCCCTGGGCTCCGCAGTACCCGGAGACCGTCCTCTCCTGCCTCCACACGATTCTCGAAGAAGAGTGGGAACACCTCCGGTACGCCGTCCGCGACCTGGACGCCATCGAGGCGAAACGCGAAGGATGA
- a CDS encoding RidA family protein: MAHTTINPDGLHNPVPFGYSHTAAVPAGAELVFVSGQYGSGEDGRVTSPEFADQVKQAFSNLDAALAAHGLDLTHVVQLRTYVVGLDFEKLGIIGQAVGSATAGTPPTQTVLGVAGLAAPDILFEVEAVAAKS, from the coding sequence ATGGCACACACCACCATCAACCCCGATGGCCTGCACAACCCCGTTCCGTTCGGCTACAGCCACACCGCCGCCGTACCGGCCGGCGCCGAGCTGGTCTTCGTCTCGGGTCAGTACGGTTCGGGCGAGGACGGCCGGGTGACCTCGCCCGAGTTCGCCGACCAGGTCAAGCAGGCCTTCAGCAACCTGGACGCCGCGCTGGCCGCGCACGGGCTGGACCTGACCCACGTCGTGCAGCTCCGTACCTACGTGGTGGGCCTCGACTTCGAGAAGCTCGGCATCATCGGCCAGGCCGTCGGCAGCGCCACCGCCGGTACGCCGCCCACCCAGACCGTGCTCGGCGTGGCCGGCCTGGCCGCTCCGGACATCCTGTTCGAGGTGGAAGCGGTCGCCGCGAAGTCCTGA
- a CDS encoding asparaginase domain-containing protein translates to MDEILPAGAPRPRIAVFAGPTATILNTPDLITSNKARARHGLPLYPARFDDLRAQRLAAPVTVYIEAFSAHPLEQDAAHLYAAPDGWLDQDGTFHTEQPAGDAKPVHVVELHPDDGLYPLPYMARQADGSAWEETTATPYAPPESARQTFYPDAGRLYEEIERFGLADHGNPAALWSIADFDFFRAAPSGGYTTDGSERLGQDFFSYYPYHLQSEPGLTNLAQATNHVQAVLDGGDFTGLQWLEGSPTVEETLYWLGLVIDTKVPIVGHAAQRRHQSLSADGDRNVVDGVKYIASGVALNEQGEDRVGACVIVDELVYAARDVTKVDARPGGYEVTGGHGGIVADMGGYGPPQLTYLPTRRHTHCSDLRLTELPKQVTGVAGALETGVSLVDVTTKDADGLVPDAMPQVTITKYGRYAASRLGADNLPSADDEVEILARISANLAAAPLAGFVCEGMSPFAMADPAKNAALSVASFAGMPVVRVGRGNTGGMAYKTDPTYISGNNLTATKARVLLLAALLKLGALPPARDPFNPTWDERAATEQAVARYQALFDTH, encoded by the coding sequence ATGGACGAGATCCTTCCGGCCGGTGCCCCGCGACCGCGGATCGCGGTCTTCGCCGGGCCGACGGCAACGATCCTGAACACCCCGGACCTGATCACCTCCAACAAGGCCCGCGCGCGGCACGGCCTGCCGCTGTACCCCGCCCGCTTCGACGACCTGCGCGCGCAGCGTCTCGCGGCCCCGGTCACGGTGTACATCGAGGCCTTCAGCGCGCACCCACTCGAGCAGGACGCCGCTCACCTGTACGCCGCTCCGGATGGCTGGCTCGACCAGGACGGCACCTTCCACACCGAGCAGCCCGCTGGTGACGCCAAGCCCGTGCACGTCGTCGAACTGCACCCCGACGACGGCCTGTACCCCCTGCCCTACATGGCCAGGCAGGCCGACGGTTCCGCTTGGGAGGAGACGACCGCGACGCCGTACGCGCCACCGGAGTCCGCCCGGCAGACGTTCTACCCCGACGCCGGCCGGCTCTACGAGGAGATCGAGCGGTTCGGCCTGGCCGACCACGGCAATCCCGCTGCCCTGTGGTCGATCGCCGACTTCGACTTCTTCCGCGCGGCCCCGTCGGGCGGCTACACCACGGACGGTTCCGAGCGCCTCGGGCAGGACTTCTTCTCCTACTACCCGTACCACCTGCAGAGTGAGCCCGGCCTGACGAACCTCGCCCAGGCCACCAACCACGTCCAGGCCGTCCTCGACGGTGGCGACTTCACCGGACTGCAGTGGCTCGAAGGCAGCCCGACCGTCGAGGAAACCCTGTACTGGCTGGGACTGGTGATCGACACGAAGGTTCCGATCGTCGGGCACGCGGCCCAGCGACGGCACCAGTCGCTGAGTGCCGACGGTGACCGCAACGTGGTGGACGGCGTGAAGTACATCGCGTCCGGCGTGGCCCTGAACGAGCAGGGCGAGGACCGGGTCGGTGCCTGCGTGATCGTCGACGAGCTGGTCTACGCGGCTCGCGACGTGACCAAGGTCGACGCCCGGCCGGGAGGCTACGAGGTCACCGGTGGCCACGGCGGAATCGTTGCTGACATGGGTGGATACGGCCCACCTCAGCTCACCTATCTCCCCACCCGTCGCCACACGCACTGCTCGGATCTTCGCCTCACCGAGCTGCCCAAGCAGGTGACTGGTGTCGCGGGCGCCTTGGAGACAGGCGTTTCCCTGGTCGACGTCACGACCAAGGACGCCGACGGACTGGTACCCGACGCGATGCCGCAGGTGACGATCACGAAGTACGGGCGCTATGCGGCGTCGCGACTCGGCGCCGACAATCTGCCCAGCGCTGACGACGAGGTGGAGATCCTCGCCCGGATCAGCGCCAACCTGGCCGCTGCTCCCCTGGCCGGCTTCGTCTGCGAAGGAATGTCGCCGTTCGCGATGGCCGATCCGGCGAAGAACGCGGCCCTGAGTGTCGCGAGTTTCGCCGGTATGCCGGTGGTTCGCGTCGGTCGCGGCAACACCGGCGGGATGGCGTACAAGACCGATCCGACCTACATCTCCGGCAACAACCTGACCGCCACCAAAGCCCGGGTCCTGCTACTCGCCGCGCTGCTCAAGCTCGGCGCGCTGCCCCCGGCCAGGGATCCTTTCAACCCGACCTGGGACGAGCGCGCCGCCACCGAACAGGCGGTCGCCCGGTACCAGGCGTTGTTCGACACGCACTGA
- a CDS encoding PhzF family phenazine biosynthesis protein, translating into MNTYEYVVADVFTGVPLEGNPVAVFLDAQGLSAERMQQIAHEMHLSETVFVLPAEKDGDVWVRIFTPVNELPFAGHPTLGTAIVLGELTEADRIRMETARGTVPFDLERDSSGRVTSARMWQPIPTWEPYDRAEELLAGLGLDASYGLPVEVYDNGPRHVFVGLESVDALSDLEPDQRILARLPDMAANCFAGSGTHWRLRMFSPAYGVVEDAATGTAAGSIAVHLARHGLIPFGQQIEILQGVEIGRPSTMRSQALGTPDRIEAVEVGGDAIIVARGKLFV; encoded by the coding sequence ATGAACACCTACGAGTACGTGGTGGCCGACGTCTTCACCGGCGTCCCGCTGGAGGGCAACCCGGTCGCGGTCTTCCTCGACGCCCAAGGGCTGTCCGCCGAGCGGATGCAGCAGATCGCCCACGAGATGCACCTGTCGGAGACCGTCTTCGTCCTGCCGGCGGAGAAGGACGGTGACGTCTGGGTGCGGATCTTCACGCCGGTGAACGAGTTGCCGTTCGCCGGGCACCCGACGCTCGGCACCGCCATCGTGCTCGGCGAGCTGACCGAGGCGGACCGGATCCGGATGGAGACGGCCAGGGGCACGGTGCCGTTCGATCTCGAGCGGGACAGCAGCGGCCGGGTCACCTCGGCCCGGATGTGGCAGCCGATCCCGACCTGGGAACCCTACGATCGCGCGGAGGAGCTGCTCGCCGGGCTCGGCCTGGACGCGTCGTACGGGCTGCCGGTCGAGGTCTACGACAACGGGCCGCGGCACGTGTTCGTCGGTTTGGAAAGTGTGGACGCGCTCTCCGATCTGGAGCCGGACCAGCGGATTCTCGCCCGGTTGCCCGACATGGCCGCGAACTGCTTCGCCGGCTCAGGAACGCACTGGCGGTTGCGGATGTTCTCACCGGCGTACGGCGTGGTGGAGGACGCGGCCACCGGCACGGCCGCCGGTTCGATCGCGGTCCACCTCGCCCGGCACGGTCTGATCCCCTTCGGGCAGCAGATCGAGATCCTTCAGGGGGTCGAGATCGGCCGGCCTTCGACGATGCGGTCGCAGGCACTCGGGACGCCGGACCGGATCGAGGCCGTCGAGGTCGGCGGGGACGCGATCATCGTTGCCCGGGGCAAACTGTTCGTCTAG
- a CDS encoding DUF488 domain-containing protein — protein MLKLATIGVYGFDGESFIERLRKANVRLLLDVRQRRGVRGPDYAWANSLRLQAALAAAEIAYEHHRELAPTTELRHLQYAEDDRNGVGKRSRSELAPEYTRRYTNEILDVADLTPIASALSSKGVTALFCVERDPEACHRSLIAQQLTEQRPVALEHLKPL, from the coding sequence ATGCTCAAATTGGCAACTATCGGCGTCTACGGCTTCGACGGCGAGTCGTTCATCGAACGATTGCGGAAGGCAAACGTTCGTTTGCTGCTCGACGTGCGCCAACGCCGCGGGGTCCGCGGGCCCGACTACGCCTGGGCCAATTCGTTGCGGCTGCAAGCGGCGCTCGCGGCGGCCGAGATCGCTTACGAGCATCACCGTGAGCTCGCCCCGACCACCGAGCTGCGGCATCTCCAGTACGCCGAGGACGACCGCAACGGGGTCGGCAAACGCTCCCGCAGCGAACTCGCCCCGGAGTACACCCGCCGCTACACCAACGAGATCCTCGACGTCGCCGACCTCACCCCGATCGCCTCCGCCCTGTCGAGCAAGGGAGTCACGGCTTTGTTCTGCGTCGAACGCGATCCCGAGGCCTGTCATCGATCGTTGATCGCCCAGCAGCTGACCGAGCAGCGCCCGGTCGCGCTCGAGCACCTGAAGCCGCTCTGA
- a CDS encoding DUF4186 domain-containing protein yields MDELDARLERIGQHHFRAKFRLYGRERAVVELRGMATVRKHAVDLIGTKLAPAEPRNDGRQTPYRGHPVFVAQHATATCCRTCLSKWHGIPKGHALDDNERGYVVEAICRWIAKQYAPGTPPE; encoded by the coding sequence GTGGATGAGTTGGATGCCAGGTTGGAGCGGATCGGGCAGCACCACTTTCGGGCCAAGTTTCGGTTGTACGGGCGGGAACGCGCGGTGGTGGAGCTGCGGGGGATGGCGACGGTTCGCAAGCATGCCGTGGATCTGATCGGGACGAAGCTGGCGCCGGCCGAGCCGCGGAACGACGGGCGGCAGACGCCGTACCGGGGGCATCCTGTGTTTGTCGCGCAGCATGCGACCGCCACCTGTTGCCGGACCTGTCTGTCGAAGTGGCACGGCATTCCGAAGGGGCATGCGCTCGACGACAACGAGCGGGGCTATGTGGTGGAGGCGATCTGTCGCTGGATCGCCAAGCAGTACGCGCCTGGTACGCCGCCGGAATAG
- a CDS encoding APC family permease → MSDPSAELQRRLGAGDVVVIGLGSMLGAGVFAAFAPAAAAAGAGLLVGLVIAAAVAYCNATASAQLAAAYPVSGGTYVYGRERLGDWWGFTAGWGFVVGKTASCAAMAITFAAYAVPGHPWGQRLVGVLAVVALTALNYRGVTRTAQLTRILVTGTLLALTVVLASLWFGPGSSSAGPSWWTGAGIPGPGGWYGVLQSAGLLFFAFAGYARIATMGEEVKDPSRAIPRAIPIALGITVVIYLLIGASALTVAGPDRLAASANPLTTAVDAAGVPAAAVVVTIGGAVASLGALLALIAGVGRTTLAMARNRDLPTWLAAVHPRFHVPHHAEIALAVVVSLLILTMDLRGTIGFSSFGVLLYYAVANAAAFTQPPEQRRWPRALNLLGLLGCLTLVATLPVASVAVGIVVFAIGLTGRAFIIKRRVATGR, encoded by the coding sequence ATGAGCGACCCGTCGGCCGAGCTTCAGCGCCGGCTCGGAGCTGGCGATGTCGTCGTCATCGGGCTCGGCTCGATGCTCGGCGCGGGAGTGTTCGCGGCCTTCGCGCCGGCAGCAGCGGCCGCAGGCGCGGGTCTGCTGGTCGGACTCGTCATCGCGGCAGCGGTCGCGTACTGCAACGCGACGGCGTCGGCGCAGCTCGCGGCCGCCTATCCAGTGTCCGGCGGCACCTACGTCTACGGCCGCGAACGCCTCGGCGACTGGTGGGGATTCACCGCCGGCTGGGGTTTCGTGGTCGGCAAGACGGCATCCTGCGCGGCCATGGCCATCACCTTCGCCGCGTACGCCGTACCGGGACATCCCTGGGGCCAGCGGCTCGTCGGCGTCCTCGCCGTGGTCGCGTTGACCGCACTCAACTACCGCGGTGTCACCAGAACGGCGCAACTGACCCGGATTCTGGTGACCGGAACACTTCTCGCGCTCACGGTCGTCCTGGCGTCGCTGTGGTTCGGGCCCGGCTCCTCGTCAGCCGGCCCTTCGTGGTGGACGGGGGCTGGGATTCCAGGACCCGGCGGCTGGTACGGCGTACTGCAGTCCGCAGGCCTGTTGTTCTTCGCTTTCGCCGGCTACGCACGGATCGCGACGATGGGCGAAGAGGTCAAAGACCCCAGCCGCGCCATCCCACGTGCCATCCCGATCGCGCTGGGCATCACCGTGGTCATCTACCTGCTCATCGGCGCCTCCGCCCTCACGGTCGCCGGTCCCGATCGGCTGGCCGCATCGGCCAACCCGCTGACCACCGCGGTCGATGCCGCCGGTGTTCCCGCCGCGGCGGTCGTCGTGACGATCGGCGGAGCGGTAGCCAGCCTGGGTGCCCTGTTGGCCTTGATCGCCGGTGTCGGGCGCACCACCCTGGCGATGGCCCGCAACCGGGACCTGCCGACTTGGCTGGCCGCCGTACATCCACGCTTCCACGTTCCACACCACGCCGAGATCGCCCTCGCCGTGGTGGTCAGTCTGCTGATTCTCACCATGGACCTCCGAGGAACGATCGGTTTCTCGTCGTTCGGAGTGCTCCTGTACTACGCGGTGGCCAACGCCGCGGCTTTCACCCAACCCCCCGAGCAGCGCCGCTGGCCCCGCGCGCTCAACCTCCTCGGACTGCTCGGCTGCCTGACCCTGGTCGCCACGCTGCCCGTCGCATCCGTTGCCGTCGGCATCGTTGTGTTCGCCATCGGACTGACCGGCCGGGCGTTCATCATCAAGCGCCGGGTCGCTACCGGGAGATAG
- the asnB gene encoding asparagine synthase (glutamine-hydrolyzing): MCGITGWVSFDRELTQHRQDLEAMTETMSCRGPDADGIWLDRHAALGHRRLAVIDLEGGTQPMEVVTDAGTVAITYSGEAYNFNELRSELVSRGHRFLTRSDTEVVLRGYLEWDEAVAERLNGMFAFAIWDSRVEKLVMIRDRMGVKPLYYSATADGVLFGSEPKAILANALADRAVDLAGLREMVSFTQTPGSSIWVGMNEVVPGGLVVVDSNGLRERRFWTLETRAHTDDQDTTVAHVRELLEDIVSRQMISDVPRCTLLSGGLDSSVITAIAASQLAKKGEKVRSFSVDFANREQDFVADDLRATIDTPFAHELAAFAGTQHEDILLDHADIADPDIRRKVITARDSPLSLGDMDTSLYLLFQAIRKHSTVALSGESADEVFGGYRWFHLPEVQAAKTFPWMAVFVSGARAQVSDRFNPEITKALDVHSYIADRYADALTEVQPLDGESAHETRMRELCYLHLTRFVRMLLERKDRISMAVGLEVRVPFCDHRLVEYVYNTPWAMKTFDGQEKSLLRASSADLLPESIKKRVKAPYPATLDPRYTGALLEQANELLSTDDRVFDLVDKQWLVDITKQDTATMPIDVRNGVERVLDLSTWLDIYKPELRLG, translated from the coding sequence ATGTGTGGAATCACTGGCTGGGTCTCCTTTGACCGGGAACTGACCCAGCACCGCCAGGACCTGGAAGCGATGACCGAGACGATGTCCTGCCGCGGGCCGGATGCCGACGGCATCTGGCTCGACCGGCACGCGGCGCTGGGCCACCGACGCCTGGCAGTCATCGACCTCGAAGGCGGCACCCAGCCGATGGAGGTGGTCACCGACGCCGGTACGGTCGCGATCACCTACAGCGGCGAGGCCTACAACTTCAACGAGCTCCGCAGCGAGCTGGTCAGCCGCGGTCACCGCTTCCTGACCCGCAGCGACACCGAGGTGGTCCTGCGCGGCTACCTCGAGTGGGACGAAGCGGTGGCCGAGCGGCTCAACGGCATGTTCGCCTTCGCCATCTGGGATTCCAGGGTCGAGAAGCTGGTGATGATCCGGGACCGGATGGGCGTCAAGCCGCTCTACTACTCCGCGACCGCCGACGGCGTGCTGTTCGGCTCCGAGCCGAAGGCGATCCTCGCCAACGCGCTGGCCGACCGCGCGGTCGACCTGGCCGGCCTGCGCGAGATGGTCAGCTTCACCCAGACCCCGGGCAGCTCGATCTGGGTCGGGATGAACGAGGTCGTACCGGGTGGCCTGGTCGTTGTCGACAGCAACGGTCTGCGCGAACGCCGGTTCTGGACGCTGGAGACCCGCGCGCACACCGACGACCAGGACACCACGGTCGCCCACGTGCGCGAACTGCTCGAGGACATCGTCAGCCGGCAGATGATCTCCGACGTACCGCGCTGCACGCTGCTGTCCGGTGGCCTCGACTCCAGTGTGATCACCGCGATCGCCGCCTCCCAGCTGGCCAAGAAGGGCGAGAAGGTCCGCAGCTTCTCGGTCGACTTCGCCAACCGGGAGCAGGACTTCGTCGCCGACGACCTGCGCGCCACCATCGACACCCCGTTCGCGCACGAACTGGCCGCGTTCGCCGGCACCCAGCACGAGGACATCCTGCTGGACCACGCCGACATCGCCGACCCGGACATCCGCCGCAAGGTGATCACCGCCCGGGACAGCCCGCTCAGCCTCGGCGACATGGACACCTCGCTCTACCTGCTGTTCCAGGCGATCCGGAAGCACTCCACGGTGGCCCTGTCGGGCGAGTCCGCCGACGAGGTCTTCGGTGGATACCGCTGGTTCCACCTGCCCGAGGTCCAGGCCGCGAAGACCTTCCCCTGGATGGCGGTCTTCGTCAGCGGCGCGCGGGCGCAGGTCTCGGACCGGTTCAACCCCGAGATCACCAAGGCCCTCGACGTGCACAGCTACATCGCCGACCGGTACGCCGACGCGCTGACCGAGGTGCAGCCGCTCGACGGTGAGAGCGCGCACGAGACCCGGATGCGGGAACTGTGTTACCTGCACCTGACCCGGTTCGTCCGGATGCTGCTGGAGCGCAAGGACCGGATCAGCATGGCCGTCGGGCTCGAGGTCCGGGTCCCGTTCTGCGACCACCGGCTGGTGGAGTACGTCTACAACACCCCGTGGGCGATGAAGACCTTCGACGGGCAGGAGAAGAGCCTGCTCCGCGCCTCCAGCGCCGACCTGCTGCCCGAGTCGATCAAGAAGCGGGTCAAGGCGCCCTACCCGGCCACGCTGGACCCGCGCTACACCGGCGCCCTGCTGGAGCAGGCCAACGAGCTGCTCTCGACCGACGACCGGGTCTTCGATCTCGTCGACAAGCAGTGGCTGGTCGACATCACCAAGCAGGACACCGCCACGATGCCGATCGACGTCCGCAACGGGGTCGAGCGAGTCCTCGACCTGAGCACCTGGCTGGACATCTACAAGCCCGAACTCCGGCTAGGCTGA
- a CDS encoding PhzA/PhzB family protein, producing the protein MTEAVTQSAGFDDDVELRRRNRAVVEDYMTRKGENRLTRYLLFTEDGGAGLWTTDTGEPINSAGHEKLKAHGEWSLRMFPDWEWKNVEIFETQDPNRFWVECDGEGQILYPTYPPGHYKNHFIHSFLLVDGKIKQQREFMNPFQQLRALNIEVPTINRGGIPT; encoded by the coding sequence ATGACAGAGGCCGTTACGCAGTCCGCGGGATTCGATGACGACGTCGAGCTTCGGCGCCGGAACCGGGCCGTGGTCGAGGACTACATGACCCGGAAGGGCGAGAACCGCCTGACGCGGTACCTGCTCTTCACCGAGGACGGCGGCGCCGGCCTCTGGACCACCGACACCGGCGAGCCGATCAACTCGGCGGGGCACGAGAAGCTCAAGGCGCACGGCGAGTGGTCGCTGCGCATGTTCCCGGACTGGGAATGGAAGAACGTGGAGATCTTCGAGACCCAGGACCCGAACAGGTTCTGGGTCGAGTGTGACGGCGAGGGGCAGATCCTGTACCCGACCTATCCGCCGGGGCACTACAAGAACCACTTCATCCACTCGTTCCTGCTGGTGGACGGCAAGATCAAGCAGCAGCGCGAGTTCATGAACCCGTTCCAGCAGTTGCGGGCGCTGAACATCGAGGTGCCGACGATCAACCGAGGTGGAATCCCCACCTAG
- a CDS encoding methyltransferase → MITGGWRAQALYTAVKLGLPDQIEAGRSTSGELAEATGANEEGIHRLMRLLVAMGVFEGSDSTGYRNTAVSKALLDAPQSLRDMCLLYGEEFYTAWGHAHHAISTDSSGFEAAFGQSFYAYLGQDKDTAKRFQHAMNAGNMFFQQVPEAFDFAGKMVVDIGGGGGHLLTTILDATPDARGTLFDREHMIPEAREHLAARVGLDRVELVPGDMFQEVPAGGDVYILCRVLAGWDDDAVVKAFENCRRAMADSSSRLLVIDRFVADEKPSVLPALWDLHLLMTTGGRGRTLERFTELLNRAGLEVERSVELPSEHTALVAAARTTA, encoded by the coding sequence ATGATCACCGGGGGGTGGCGGGCGCAGGCCCTTTACACAGCGGTGAAACTCGGACTGCCGGACCAGATCGAGGCCGGCCGGAGCACCAGCGGCGAACTCGCCGAAGCGACCGGTGCGAACGAAGAAGGCATCCACCGCCTGATGCGACTGCTGGTCGCGATGGGCGTTTTCGAGGGCAGCGACTCCACCGGGTACCGGAACACCGCCGTGAGCAAGGCACTGCTGGACGCGCCGCAGTCGTTGCGCGACATGTGTCTGCTCTACGGCGAAGAGTTCTACACCGCCTGGGGGCATGCGCATCACGCGATCAGCACGGACAGTTCGGGGTTCGAAGCGGCGTTCGGCCAGTCGTTCTACGCCTATCTCGGGCAGGACAAGGACACGGCCAAGCGGTTCCAGCACGCGATGAACGCCGGGAACATGTTCTTCCAGCAGGTGCCGGAGGCCTTCGACTTCGCCGGCAAGATGGTGGTGGACATCGGCGGCGGAGGTGGGCACCTGCTCACCACGATCCTGGACGCCACTCCGGATGCCCGCGGCACGCTCTTCGATCGCGAACACATGATCCCCGAGGCACGTGAACACCTGGCGGCCAGAGTCGGGCTGGACCGGGTCGAGTTGGTGCCGGGTGACATGTTCCAGGAGGTGCCGGCCGGTGGCGACGTCTACATCCTCTGCCGGGTGCTGGCCGGCTGGGACGACGACGCGGTGGTCAAGGCCTTCGAGAACTGCCGCCGCGCCATGGCAGACTCGTCGTCGCGGCTGCTGGTGATCGACCGCTTCGTCGCGGACGAGAAGCCCAGCGTGCTTCCCGCCCTGTGGGATCTGCATCTCCTGATGACGACCGGCGGCCGAGGGCGCACCCTCGAGCGGTTCACCGAGTTGCTGAACCGGGCCGGTCTCGAGGTGGAACGCAGCGTTGAGTTGCCTTCGGAGCACACCGCTCTGGTCGCGGCGGCACGCACCACCGCGTAG